In Nonomuraea sp. NBC_00507, the following are encoded in one genomic region:
- a CDS encoding amino acid-binding protein, translating into MRIALPDRPGSLAQVTKVLGVAGADITQVIVLDRGAGVAVDDITVFWPDGTPRQALVKSLEGVDGVRVEGIWTTREAPGTYPELEILKYITTAGDRALTTLVDSLPVLFSADWAATTAENRVLYASWRAPQELTIPDDVPARPAAMTLDEGLHVIHAPLPPLAITLLLARSEGPAFHRIEVHRLTRILEIFLSLPATERSVARQLRK; encoded by the coding sequence GTGCGCATCGCACTGCCCGACAGGCCGGGTTCGCTGGCGCAGGTCACCAAGGTCCTGGGTGTGGCGGGGGCGGACATCACCCAGGTGATCGTCCTCGACCGTGGCGCGGGTGTGGCCGTGGACGACATCACGGTCTTCTGGCCGGACGGCACGCCCAGGCAGGCCCTGGTCAAGAGCCTGGAGGGAGTCGACGGTGTGCGGGTCGAGGGCATCTGGACCACGCGCGAGGCGCCCGGCACCTACCCGGAGCTGGAGATACTCAAATACATCACGACGGCGGGCGACCGGGCCCTGACCACGCTCGTCGACTCGCTCCCCGTGCTGTTCAGCGCCGACTGGGCTGCGACGACCGCCGAGAACCGCGTGTTGTACGCCAGCTGGCGCGCCCCGCAGGAGCTGACCATCCCGGACGACGTGCCCGCGCGCCCGGCGGCAATGACGCTCGACGAGGGCCTGCACGTCATTCACGCCCCGCTGCCGCCGCTCGCCATCACGCTCCTGCTGGCCCGCTCCGAAGGTCCCGCCTTCCACCGCATCGAGGTCCACCGCCTCACCAGGATCCTGGAGATCTTCCTCAGCCTGCCCGCCACCGAGCGAAGCGTGGCCCGCCAGCTGCGCAAGTAA